The Armatimonadota bacterium genome includes a region encoding these proteins:
- a CDS encoding valine--tRNA ligase, which produces MAIDRLPKAYDPAQVEQRLYQEWRERGYFRAVPDAAREPWAVMMPLPNVTGELHIGHALNNTLQDVQTRFWRMRGRNALYQPGTDHAGIATQNVVEKELAAEGLRREDLGRERFEARVWDWVGKYGRIIYAQLERLGLSCDWDRKVFTLDPQYSDAVLEAFVRLYERGLIYRSRDYMVNWCPRCRTAISDLEVEHEEVDSHLWHVRYSGADGSPGVVIATQRPETILADVAVAVHPEDERYRDMIGREVVVPIVGRKVPVIADRRVDPEFGTGALKITPGHDPTDFAIGRDHGLVPLVVIAEDGRMNEAAGEFAGLDRFEARERVAEAIASLGLIEKVEPYRTSVGRCDRCHTVIEPYITEQWFCDVKGMAARAAEAIRSGRVRFHPERWTRVALDWLDNIRPWTISRQLWWGHRIPVWTCEGCGQRIASKAEPSACRNCNHRGWAQDPDVLDTWFSSALWPFATLGWPRDTEDLRYFYPTRLLVTDRGIIFLWVCRMIMFGLEFIGEVPFADVYIHPTVHDMQGRRMSKSLGTGIDPLEVIGRHGADALRFALIARCSQSQQDMRFEEKMIADTRNFANKIWNAARFVHMNLGETDPSAANPAELSFTAADVWILGRLQRTVEEVTRAYETYRFDDAARSLYRFLWSEYCDWYLEMAKVQIQQPAAGGQSVSTTRWVLWYVLDQSLRLLHPIMPFVTEEVWRSLPHRGETLMLGPWPQADPRRIHEQVDRQITLVQDVIREIRSLRADLRLPPHHTIGVHIAAPPAERAVLEEASPFVRALARAEVKWSPDADRPHPAALGVVGTVELYVPLAAEQAESLAERARSELEDVGRELQRLERRLADPMFVARAPAEVVSAERERLAETQRRADRLRRYLAG; this is translated from the coding sequence GTGGCGATCGATCGACTTCCGAAGGCCTACGATCCGGCGCAGGTCGAGCAGCGCCTGTACCAGGAGTGGAGGGAGCGCGGGTACTTCCGTGCGGTCCCGGATGCGGCGCGCGAGCCGTGGGCGGTGATGATGCCGCTGCCCAACGTGACCGGGGAGCTGCACATCGGACACGCCCTCAACAACACGCTGCAGGACGTGCAGACGCGCTTTTGGCGCATGCGGGGGCGCAACGCCCTGTACCAACCCGGTACGGACCACGCCGGCATCGCGACCCAGAACGTCGTGGAAAAGGAACTCGCGGCCGAGGGACTGCGGCGCGAGGACCTGGGCCGGGAGCGGTTCGAGGCGCGGGTGTGGGACTGGGTGGGTAAGTACGGCCGTATCATCTATGCGCAGCTCGAGCGCCTGGGGCTGTCCTGCGACTGGGATCGCAAGGTCTTCACCCTGGACCCCCAATACTCCGACGCCGTGCTGGAGGCGTTCGTGCGGCTGTACGAGCGGGGGCTCATCTATCGCAGCCGGGACTACATGGTCAACTGGTGTCCGCGCTGCCGCACCGCGATCTCCGACCTGGAGGTCGAGCACGAGGAGGTCGACAGCCACCTGTGGCACGTGCGGTATTCGGGCGCGGACGGTTCGCCCGGGGTGGTGATCGCCACCCAGCGGCCGGAGACGATCCTGGCCGACGTCGCCGTGGCGGTGCATCCGGAGGACGAGCGGTACCGGGACATGATCGGACGGGAAGTGGTGGTGCCGATCGTCGGGCGCAAGGTGCCCGTCATCGCTGACCGGCGCGTCGACCCCGAGTTCGGCACCGGAGCGCTCAAGATCACGCCCGGTCACGACCCCACCGACTTCGCGATCGGGCGGGACCACGGGTTGGTGCCGCTGGTGGTGATCGCGGAGGACGGCCGGATGAACGAGGCCGCGGGTGAATTCGCCGGGCTGGACCGCTTCGAGGCCCGCGAGCGCGTGGCGGAGGCCATCGCGTCGTTGGGGTTGATCGAGAAGGTGGAGCCGTACCGCACCAGCGTGGGCCGATGCGACCGGTGCCACACGGTCATCGAGCCGTACATCACCGAGCAGTGGTTCTGCGACGTCAAGGGCATGGCCGCCCGCGCGGCGGAGGCGATCCGGTCGGGCCGCGTCCGCTTCCATCCGGAGCGGTGGACGCGCGTGGCGCTGGACTGGCTGGACAACATCCGCCCCTGGACGATCTCCCGCCAGTTGTGGTGGGGGCACCGGATCCCGGTGTGGACGTGCGAGGGGTGCGGGCAGCGCATCGCATCCAAGGCCGAACCGTCCGCCTGCAGGAATTGCAACCACCGGGGATGGGCACAGGATCCCGACGTGCTCGACACGTGGTTCAGCTCGGCACTGTGGCCTTTCGCCACACTGGGTTGGCCGCGCGACACCGAAGATCTGCGCTACTTCTATCCGACGCGTCTGCTCGTGACCGACCGGGGGATCATCTTTCTGTGGGTGTGCCGCATGATCATGTTCGGCCTGGAGTTCATAGGTGAGGTGCCCTTTGCCGACGTGTACATCCACCCCACGGTGCACGACATGCAGGGGCGCCGGATGAGCAAGTCGCTGGGCACCGGCATCGATCCGCTGGAGGTGATCGGACGGCACGGTGCGGACGCGCTGCGCTTCGCGCTGATCGCCCGCTGCTCGCAGTCTCAGCAGGACATGCGGTTCGAAGAGAAGATGATCGCGGACACGCGCAACTTCGCCAACAAGATCTGGAACGCGGCCCGTTTCGTGCACATGAACCTGGGTGAGACCGACCCATCGGCGGCAAACCCGGCGGAACTCAGCTTCACCGCGGCGGACGTCTGGATCCTGGGCCGCCTCCAGCGCACCGTCGAGGAGGTCACGCGCGCGTACGAGACCTACCGGTTCGACGACGCCGCGCGCAGCCTGTACCGCTTCCTGTGGAGCGAGTACTGCGACTGGTACCTGGAGATGGCCAAAGTACAGATCCAGCAGCCCGCCGCGGGGGGCCAATCCGTCTCCACGACCCGCTGGGTGCTCTGGTACGTCCTGGATCAGAGCTTGCGCCTCCTGCACCCCATCATGCCCTTCGTGACCGAGGAGGTGTGGCGGTCGCTGCCCCACCGGGGCGAGACGCTGATGTTGGGGCCGTGGCCGCAGGCCGATCCGCGCCGGATCCACGAGCAAGTCGACAGGCAGATAACGCTGGTGCAGGATGTTATCCGGGAGATCCGCAGCCTCCGCGCCGACCTTCGGCTGCCCCCGCACCACACCATCGGGGTCCACATCGCAGCACCGCCGGCCGAACGCGCGGTCCTGGAGGAAGCGAGCCCCTTCGTGCGCGCGCTGGCGCGGGCCGAGGTGAAGTGGTCGCCCGACGCCGACCGGCCCCATCCGGCCGCCTTGGGAGTGGTCGGGACCGTCGAACTGTACGTGCCGCTTGCCGCCGAGCAGGCCGAATCCCTGGCGGAGCGGGCGCGCAGCGAACTCGAAGACGTCGGCCGGGAACTCCAGCGGCTGGAACGCAGACTCGCAGACCCGATGTTCGTGGCCCGTGCGCCCGCAGAGGTGGTCTCCGCGGAGCGCGAGAGGCTCGCCGAGACGCAGCGCCGTGCCGACAGACTCCGGCGATACCTGGCGGGTTGA
- a CDS encoding SelB C-terminal domain-containing protein, with translation MMMDDGEVVELRGLLFDAAVVRRAAGSLGVGQARDTVGGSRKYMLALLEHLDGAGVTRRRGDVRVAGPNVGRLPVERSTAVAHNAGKGEDGEE, from the coding sequence ATGATGATGGACGACGGCGAGGTGGTCGAGCTGCGCGGCCTCCTGTTCGACGCCGCGGTCGTGCGCCGGGCCGCCGGCTCCCTCGGCGTGGGGCAGGCGCGCGACACCGTGGGCGGGTCGCGCAAGTACATGCTGGCGCTGCTCGAGCACCTCGACGGCGCGGGCGTCACGCGCCGGCGCGGTGACGTTCGGGTCGCGGGCCCCAACGTGGGACGCCTGCCGGTTGAAAGATCGACCGCCGTGGCCCATAATGCGGGCAAAGGCGAGGACGGGGAGGAGTAG
- a CDS encoding GTP-binding protein: MVGTAGHIDHGKSALVRALTGIDPDRLEEEKRRGMTIDLGFAHLDLPDGLRVGFVDVPGHERLIRNMLAGAAGFDLVILVVAADEGVMPQTREHLEILQFLQILCGIVAITKCDLVDDEWLDLVQGEVRAFVRARSWSRPRWSRCRRGRARVWTNSCGSSDRAWGTDPRATRTGRFGFPSTGRS; encoded by the coding sequence GTGGTTGGCACGGCAGGCCACATCGATCATGGCAAGAGCGCGCTGGTGCGCGCGCTGACGGGCATCGATCCCGACCGTCTGGAAGAAGAAAAGCGACGCGGGATGACGATCGACCTGGGGTTCGCGCACCTCGACCTGCCGGACGGGTTGCGCGTGGGATTCGTGGACGTCCCCGGACACGAACGCCTGATCCGCAACATGCTGGCTGGGGCTGCGGGCTTCGACCTCGTGATCCTGGTGGTGGCCGCCGACGAGGGTGTGATGCCCCAGACCCGTGAGCACCTGGAGATCCTGCAATTCCTGCAGATCCTCTGCGGCATCGTCGCGATCACCAAGTGCGACCTCGTGGACGACGAGTGGCTGGACCTGGTGCAGGGAGAGGTGCGAGCGTTCGTCAGGGCACGTTCTTGGAGTCGGCCCCGATGGTCACGGTGTCGTCGCGGACGGGCGAGGGTTTGGACGAACTCTTGCGGCTCCTCGGACAGAGCCTGGGGGACGGATCCCCGCGCAACCCGGACGGGCCGGTTCGGCTTCCCGTCGACCGGTCGTTCGTGA
- a CDS encoding PHP domain-containing protein has product MRIDLHTHTTASDGTLSPRELVRLARQVGVGVLGITDHDTVKGVAEALDEGARAGVEVVPGVELSTDVPGTEVHILGYFVDWEADWFAAFLSGMRRARLARAREMVRRLNALGVPITFEDVVRYADGAIGRPHVARALVERGHVATFDEAFDRYIGRHGPAYVERPRFAPEEAVQTIRAAAGVPVLAHPLWGGEPERIEALVGVGLMGIEAYYPEHTPSQTRSFVELGRRLGLVLTGGSDYHGPGIGSKAPLGSQYVPPQAVEELRKAKERVVSGGSSRPTPRP; this is encoded by the coding sequence GTGCGCATCGACCTCCACACGCACACCACCGCCTCCGACGGAACGCTGTCTCCGCGCGAGCTCGTGCGCCTGGCCAGGCAGGTGGGTGTGGGAGTCCTCGGCATCACCGATCACGACACCGTCAAGGGAGTCGCCGAGGCGCTGGACGAGGGAGCCCGCGCGGGGGTCGAGGTCGTCCCCGGCGTGGAGCTCAGCACCGACGTGCCGGGGACGGAGGTGCACATCCTCGGTTACTTCGTGGACTGGGAGGCCGACTGGTTCGCAGCGTTCCTGTCGGGGATGCGTCGTGCCCGCTTGGCCCGTGCCCGGGAGATGGTGCGGAGGTTGAACGCTTTGGGCGTGCCCATCACGTTCGAGGACGTGGTCCGGTACGCCGACGGCGCCATCGGCCGGCCACACGTGGCGCGGGCGCTGGTGGAACGCGGCCACGTGGCCACCTTCGACGAGGCGTTCGACCGCTACATAGGACGCCACGGTCCTGCCTATGTCGAGCGGCCCAGGTTCGCGCCGGAGGAGGCGGTGCAGACGATCCGCGCCGCCGCGGGCGTGCCCGTGCTCGCCCACCCGCTGTGGGGCGGAGAGCCGGAACGGATCGAAGCGCTGGTGGGGGTGGGTCTAATGGGGATCGAAGCGTACTATCCGGAGCATACACCCAGCCAGACGCGCTCGTTCGTCGAGCTGGGCCGTCGGCTGGGACTCGTGCTGACGGGCGGCAGCGACTATCATGGACCGGGAATTGGTTCCAAGGCGCCGCTGGGCAGCCAGTACGTGCCCCCGCAGGCCGTCGAGGAACTGCGCAAGGCGAAGGAACGGGTCGTGAGCGGCGGGTCGTCCAGGCCGACTCCCCGTCCCTGA
- a CDS encoding stage V sporulation protein S, with translation MEMLRVSAKSNPTAVAGALASVIRERGSAEMQAIGAAAINQAVKAVAIARGYVAPTGMDLVCIPAFTEVQIDGEARTAIRFLVEPRKGREQGTESRDRGGAL, from the coding sequence ATGGAGATGCTGCGGGTTTCGGCGAAGTCGAACCCCACTGCGGTGGCCGGGGCTCTGGCCAGCGTGATCCGCGAGCGCGGGAGCGCGGAGATGCAGGCGATCGGCGCTGCGGCGATCAACCAGGCCGTCAAGGCCGTGGCCATCGCCCGCGGTTACGTGGCCCCGACGGGTATGGACTTGGTGTGCATCCCGGCGTTCACGGAAGTCCAGATCGACGGCGAGGCCCGCACCGCGATCCGTTTCCTCGTGGAACCGCGTAAGGGCCGGGAACAGGGGACGGAGTCGAGAGACCGGGGCGGCGCTCTCTGA
- a CDS encoding TIGR00282 family metallophosphoesterase, which produces MRILFVGDVCGKPGRRVVQRRVPALRRELGVDFAIANAENSAGGTGITKQTASELFAAGVDVLTGGNHTWQKREAYELLDSNPRVVRPANYPPGVPGQGSTVVRAGSAALAVLNLQGRVFMQPLDDPLRLGRTEAARLREITPFVVVDFHAEATSEKVALGWYLDGLVSAVVGTHTHVQTADERVLPGGTAYITDVGMTGPRDGIIGMDRRAILDRFLTQLPARFEVARGTVQLNAVLVEVDDDGRATGIRRIYEVE; this is translated from the coding sequence ATGCGGATCCTGTTCGTCGGCGACGTCTGCGGCAAGCCGGGCCGCCGCGTGGTGCAGCGCAGGGTGCCCGCGCTGCGCCGAGAACTCGGCGTGGACTTCGCCATCGCCAACGCCGAGAACAGTGCGGGCGGGACAGGGATCACGAAGCAGACGGCGTCCGAACTCTTCGCCGCGGGCGTGGACGTCCTGACCGGCGGCAACCACACCTGGCAGAAGCGGGAGGCTTACGAACTGCTCGACAGCAACCCCCGCGTGGTGCGGCCTGCCAACTACCCCCCAGGCGTGCCGGGTCAGGGCAGCACCGTGGTCCGCGCCGGATCCGCAGCGCTCGCCGTGCTGAACCTGCAGGGTCGGGTCTTCATGCAGCCGCTGGACGACCCCCTCCGGCTGGGACGGACGGAGGCGGCCAGGCTGCGGGAGATCACACCGTTCGTCGTCGTGGACTTCCACGCAGAGGCGACCAGTGAGAAGGTCGCCCTCGGGTGGTACCTGGACGGCCTGGTCAGCGCGGTCGTGGGGACGCACACCCACGTGCAGACGGCGGACGAGCGCGTCCTGCCCGGCGGGACCGCCTACATCACCGACGTGGGCATGACCGGTCCGCGCGACGGCATCATCGGCATGGACCGGCGCGCGATCCTCGACCGGTTCCTCACCCAGCTGCCGGCACGCTTCGAGGTGGCCAGGGGTACGGTTCAACTCAACGCCGTGCTCGTCGAGGTCGATGACGACGGACGGGCGACTGGCATCCGGCGGATCTACGAGGTGGAGTAG
- the rny gene encoding ribonuclease Y: MTALVVIAVGVVAFSAGYVLRRLVAEAKIRSAEEQARRILDDANREADAQRKESLLEAKEEALRVKREVEREIREQRADIQRLERRLVQREEALDRKTEQIERRERAIQQQEQELAQRAEEITALIAEQRRTLERISGLTSDQAREELLQQIEAEAREDALARIRKIEQETREEAERRARDVLALAIQRTAADHTTEVTVSVVPLPTDEMKGRIIGREGRNIRALEALTGVDVIIDDTPEAVALSSFDPVRREVAKIALEKLMADGRIHPARIEETVERAQRELDERIAEEGERAAFEAGVHGLHPDLVKLLGRLKFRTSYGQNILQHSVEVALLAGELALQIGADAALARRCGLLHDIGKALTHEVQGTHTEIGADLARRYHEHPAVINAIFYHHGEEEAKYVEAVLTAAADSISGARPGARKESVEMYIKRLQNLEHLAGSFPGVEKAYAIQAGREIRVIVRPNEIDDLTAYRLAQDMARRIESELEYPGQIKVTVLRETRIVEYAR; this comes from the coding sequence ATGACCGCCTTGGTGGTCATCGCGGTGGGAGTGGTGGCCTTCTCAGCCGGGTACGTTCTGCGGAGGCTGGTCGCGGAAGCGAAGATCCGTTCGGCGGAGGAGCAGGCCCGGCGGATCCTGGATGATGCGAACCGTGAAGCGGATGCCCAACGCAAAGAGTCTCTCCTGGAGGCCAAGGAGGAGGCCCTGCGGGTCAAGCGCGAGGTCGAGCGCGAGATCCGCGAGCAGCGTGCCGACATCCAGCGGCTCGAGCGGCGGCTGGTCCAGCGGGAGGAAGCCCTAGACCGCAAGACCGAGCAGATCGAGCGCAGGGAACGCGCGATCCAGCAGCAGGAGCAAGAACTCGCCCAGCGCGCAGAAGAGATCACCGCTCTCATCGCCGAGCAACGCAGGACCCTCGAGCGCATCTCGGGGCTGACGTCCGATCAGGCGCGCGAGGAACTCCTGCAGCAGATCGAGGCGGAGGCGCGCGAGGACGCGCTCGCCCGCATCCGCAAGATCGAGCAGGAGACCCGCGAGGAGGCCGAGCGCCGCGCCCGCGACGTGCTCGCGCTGGCTATCCAGCGCACCGCGGCCGACCACACGACCGAGGTGACTGTCTCGGTCGTCCCGCTGCCCACCGACGAGATGAAGGGGCGGATCATCGGACGCGAAGGGCGCAACATCCGCGCGCTGGAGGCCCTCACGGGCGTCGACGTCATCATCGACGACACGCCTGAAGCCGTCGCGCTGTCATCGTTCGACCCCGTCCGCCGCGAGGTCGCCAAGATCGCCCTCGAGAAGCTGATGGCCGACGGCCGCATCCACCCGGCGCGCATCGAGGAGACCGTCGAGCGCGCCCAGCGGGAGCTGGACGAGCGCATCGCCGAAGAAGGGGAACGGGCCGCGTTCGAGGCCGGGGTACACGGGTTGCACCCGGACCTGGTCAAGCTGCTGGGCCGCCTGAAGTTCCGCACGTCGTACGGGCAGAACATCCTGCAGCACTCCGTGGAGGTGGCGCTGCTGGCCGGCGAGCTGGCGCTGCAGATCGGAGCGGACGCAGCCCTGGCCCGTCGCTGCGGGTTGCTGCACGACATCGGCAAGGCGCTCACGCACGAGGTCCAGGGCACGCACACGGAGATCGGAGCCGACCTGGCCCGCCGCTACCACGAGCACCCCGCTGTGATCAACGCGATCTTCTACCACCACGGAGAGGAGGAGGCGAAGTATGTCGAGGCGGTCCTGACAGCCGCCGCCGACTCGATCTCCGGTGCGCGTCCGGGTGCCCGCAAAGAGTCCGTGGAGATGTACATCAAGCGGCTGCAGAACCTGGAGCATCTGGCGGGGTCGTTCCCCGGCGTGGAGAAGGCGTACGCGATCCAAGCAGGCCGCGAGATCCGGGTCATCGTGCGGCCGAACGAGATCGACGATCTCACGGCCTACCGGCTGGCCCAGGACATGGCGCGCAGGATCGAGTCAGAGCTCGAGTACCCCGGACAGATCAAGGTGACGGTGCTCCGGGAGACGCGGATCGTGGAGTACGCGCGATGA
- the lexA gene encoding transcriptional repressor LexA yields MGRALTRRQREILNYVAEYTRQHGYPPSVRDIGNALHLTSSSTVHSHLSALEKKGYIRRDPSKPRAIEILRDDASLPRKRSVLLPVVGRVTAGEPILAEQNIEDSFLLPEEFTGGGECFLLRVRGESMVGAGIHDGDYLVVRRQSHADNGDIVVARIGDEATVKRFFREEDAIRLQPENPTMEPIRSREVVIEGKAIGLIRRLH; encoded by the coding sequence ATGGGCAGAGCTCTGACCCGGCGGCAGCGGGAGATCCTCAACTACGTGGCGGAGTACACGCGGCAGCACGGCTACCCGCCGTCGGTGCGGGACATCGGAAACGCCCTGCACCTCACGAGCAGCTCGACCGTGCACAGCCACCTCAGTGCGCTCGAGAAGAAAGGATACATCCGGCGCGACCCCAGCAAGCCGCGCGCGATCGAGATCCTCCGCGACGACGCGTCCCTGCCCCGCAAGCGGTCGGTGCTGCTGCCGGTGGTCGGCCGCGTGACAGCGGGCGAGCCGATCCTAGCAGAGCAGAACATCGAGGATTCGTTCCTCCTGCCCGAGGAGTTCACGGGGGGCGGCGAGTGCTTCCTGCTGCGGGTCCGCGGCGAGTCGATGGTCGGCGCCGGCATCCACGACGGCGACTACCTCGTCGTCCGCAGGCAGTCGCACGCCGACAACGGCGACATCGTCGTCGCGCGGATCGGGGACGAGGCGACCGTCAAACGCTTCTTCCGCGAGGAAGACGCCATCCGGCTGCAACCCGAAAACCCCACGATGGAGCCGATCCGCTCCCGCGAGGTGGTCATCGAAGGAAAGGCGATCGGGCTGATCCGCCGGCTGCACTGA
- the hflX gene encoding GTPase HflX has translation MACSPDLARRLAALGARAGREVGVLVSRHGRVVHALVGRNWPGLEATLAQRRDGRGLCGLRLLLTYGQPDAHPTDADLELLDHARLDLLVTIGQRNGEVTEVWVASRGRGGVAHIEGSIPPDALAHVAAAHRIRSAEQHARDPAEPASHHRAERAVLVGLVVPGREGWSTPATLEELRRLAETAGADVVDVVVQSRPRPDPSTLIGKGKVQELRGLCEREAADLVVFDEELTPAQQRTLEEELGIKVLDRTALVLDIFARRARTREGRLQVELAQMTYLLPRLVGRGVLLSRLGGGIGTRGPGETKLETDRRRIRSRITDLRVRIEEITRHRRMQRRARRAFQLPVVALVGYTNAGKSTLLNALTDAGVAVEDKLFATLDPTARRVELPAGGPAVVVDTVGFIQKLPTQLVAAFRATLEEITASDVLVHVLDVAHPDWPRQKRAVEEVLAELGATDRPIVLALNKVDRIPPQQARALIVQTGGVPISALRREGLAGLLEAVGAALPRRTARATLEVPYGRAGLLGEIYALGQVLQQDYGPDSIRLEVEAPTAVLEKIRSVAASDDRDAPSLEERAQDR, from the coding sequence ATGGCCTGCTCGCCGGACCTGGCCCGCCGCCTGGCCGCCCTGGGCGCCCGCGCCGGCCGCGAAGTTGGCGTGCTTGTCTCCCGGCACGGCCGCGTCGTGCACGCGCTGGTGGGCCGGAACTGGCCGGGTCTGGAGGCCACTCTCGCGCAGCGCCGCGACGGGAGGGGCCTTTGCGGGTTGCGCCTGCTGCTGACCTACGGCCAGCCCGACGCCCACCCGACCGACGCCGACCTCGAGCTGCTGGACCATGCCCGGCTGGACCTGCTGGTCACCATCGGCCAGCGCAACGGCGAGGTCACCGAAGTGTGGGTCGCCTCGCGCGGCCGCGGCGGCGTCGCCCACATCGAAGGTTCGATCCCACCCGATGCGCTCGCACACGTCGCGGCGGCGCATCGGATTCGGTCTGCCGAACAGCACGCGAGGGACCCCGCCGAACCGGCCTCCCACCACCGCGCGGAGCGGGCGGTCCTGGTGGGTCTGGTCGTGCCCGGCAGGGAAGGCTGGTCCACGCCCGCCACGCTGGAGGAACTGCGCCGTCTCGCCGAGACCGCGGGCGCCGACGTCGTCGACGTCGTCGTGCAGAGCCGGCCGCGCCCCGACCCGTCGACGTTGATCGGCAAGGGGAAGGTCCAGGAGTTGCGGGGCCTTTGCGAGCGGGAGGCCGCCGACCTGGTGGTGTTCGACGAGGAACTCACCCCGGCCCAGCAGCGGACCCTGGAGGAGGAACTGGGCATCAAGGTGCTGGACCGCACCGCGCTCGTCCTCGACATCTTCGCGCGCCGCGCCCGCACGCGCGAGGGGCGCCTGCAGGTGGAACTGGCGCAGATGACCTATCTGCTGCCGCGGCTGGTCGGCAGGGGTGTGCTGCTGTCGCGGTTGGGGGGCGGGATCGGCACGCGGGGCCCGGGTGAGACGAAGCTGGAGACGGACCGCCGTCGCATCCGTTCCCGCATCACCGATCTGCGCGTGCGCATCGAGGAGATCACCCGCCACCGCCGCATGCAACGGCGCGCCCGCCGCGCGTTCCAGTTGCCGGTCGTCGCGCTGGTCGGCTACACGAACGCGGGCAAGTCCACCCTCCTCAACGCCCTCACGGATGCGGGCGTGGCGGTCGAGGACAAGTTGTTCGCGACGCTCGACCCGACGGCCCGCCGTGTGGAGCTGCCCGCAGGCGGTCCCGCCGTCGTGGTGGACACCGTGGGGTTCATCCAGAAGTTGCCGACCCAGCTCGTCGCGGCCTTCCGGGCCACCCTGGAGGAGATCACCGCATCCGACGTCCTCGTCCACGTCCTGGATGTCGCCCACCCCGACTGGCCGCGGCAGAAGCGGGCCGTGGAGGAAGTGCTGGCCGAGTTGGGCGCCACGGACAGGCCGATCGTGCTCGCCCTCAACAAGGTCGACCGGATCCCACCGCAGCAGGCGCGGGCGCTGATCGTGCAGACCGGCGGCGTCCCCATCAGCGCGCTGCGCAGGGAGGGCTTGGCGGGGTTGCTGGAGGCCGTGGGGGCGGCGCTGCCCCGGCGCACGGCGCGGGCGACGTTGGAGGTGCCGTACGGCCGCGCGGGGCTCTTGGGCGAGATCTACGCGCTCGGTCAGGTGTTGCAGCAGGACTACGGCCCGGATTCAATCCGCCTGGAGGTCGAGGCGCCCACCGCCGTCCTGGAGAAGATACGGTCCGTCGCGGCGTCCGACGACCGGGACGCGCCCAGCTTGGAGGAACGGGCGCAGGACAGGTAG